The Mesorhizobium sp. AR02 region CCAGACCTTCATCTCAGCAGAGTATCCGGACAACATGCTTGAGGGCTCGCGGCTGCATACATTGGGCGGATGAGCCTCTCGAAAAATCTTGCGCCCGAACGAGAGAACACATATCGTAGTGCGTACCCGCACTCATTCAGTGGCCAATGGAATAGTAAGGCCAACCTTGACCCGATCCATCACCACCGTGGAGCGAAACCATTTTACGTCTTCGCTCGTGTAAAACAGTCGATGTACGACACAGTTATATTCCTCCATCGTTGCTACCGACAAGATGAGAACGAAGTCCGCTTCGCCGGCTACATAGTAGCATTGCTGCACTTCAGGGCCAGAGAACCGTCTTTTGATTTCGTTTAGCAGGTCTAGCTGCACTCGATCTATGTGGACTTCCACGATCACTGTAATGGGTTTTCCCACCAAGGTTGAGTCGACGAGCGCAACGTGTGCGGTGATGACGCCAACTTCCTCCAATCTACGAAGGCGGCGCTGGACCGCCGCAGTAGAGCGGTTCACACGTTCAGCGATAACGCGGAGCGGAGTTTCCCTGTCCCGCTGCACAATATCTAAAATAGCCAGATCAAATTCGTCGAGATCGACTGACCTCTTCGCACTGTGTGATCTCACCATGAGATTATTCTCGTTCTCTGCCTCGAATTCACGAGCGCGGGCGCCTTACAACAAAAAACAAAGACACAATCGAGAGAACCAGAAAATCCGATAACCGTGAGATAGGGTGAGGCGTCTTCGCCAAGGACGCACCTCATATGGTCACGCCAAGTTGTGCGGTGAGCACGGCAAGGAGGCGTTCTCCGGCAATCTCCAGCTGACCGGAATTGTCGATATGCAGCACATCTCCACCTTCGATGCTTTGCTGTTCGCTCCGAAGCAGCCGCTGCCTGATGCTCTCCAGATTTTCCCGCCCCCGTTCGACCAGACGCAACGCCAAAACGTCCATGGGCGCGGTAATATTGACGACGAGCAATTGCGGGTATTTCCTCCGCGCTTCCGGCAGGATGGCTCGAGAGCCATTGGCTACCACGACATCGCCGCGTTCGAGCCATTCGTTGATGTCCGATGGGATTCCGTAGGAAAGGCCGTGCGCCTGCCAATGGAGCGAGAACCCACCTTCGCGAGCACGACGGTCGAATTCGATCGTATCGACAGGTTCGTGATCCTCGCCGATACTTGCCGGGCGGCTGATGATCCGGCGTACGAAGTGAATACGCGGAACGGCCCGAAGTCGAACGCGCGCAAAGTCGATAAGGGTATCCTTGCCGGCGCCGCTGGGACCGACGACAAGGACAAAGCCGCCAGACAATTTCATGGGCTTCAAACCACCGACATAAGGGCCGCGCCGGTCTTCAGTGCGAACTGCGATCGGACCGCGAAATCGGCGCCACGGTGTTCCTGCACGAAGAGCGACAGGGTATCGATATGGTAATCTTCGGATAGAAACGGCTCGAACCTCTCCTTGAGGCGCGCCCGCGTTGCTGCGCGCCCGTCTTCGGGCACGCGATCGGTCAAGGTCATGTGGAAGCGAAACCGGTCCAAGACGTAGGGGTAGCCCCAGGTTACGAGGTTAGTCATCTCGACCTCGTCGAGCTGGCGGCTCATGCGCCGCTCGAGTTCGCCTGCATCCATCGGCGCGCGGAACCGATCGAATTCTTCAACGATCTGCGCCGCAAAACCGCGCAAGGTTGGGATCGGGTAAACGGGCACGAGTGCGAAGAAGCCACCAATCAGATCGATTTTCAAAGATCCGATCGGGCAGGGCGGCCGGGACGCAGCAAAGCTGCCGAGAGCGTGTTCTAGTTCCTCGACCGAAGTATCTTCTCTTAATCGGAACGGTGCTTTGAGCGTGGCGTGGAAACCATAGCGGCGCGGCTCCGAGGTGAGAACTGTTTCGCCCTCGGGTTGGGCAGCGTCGGTGGCATAAATACTTCCAAACGGATCCCGACCAAGCCAATGCACGGCCGCCGTAGCCAGCGGGTGTCTGGGGCTTGGCGAGTAATATATTGCGTGTCGGCGTTCACTCGGTTGAGCAATACTCATGCTAATGCCTTCAGGGGAACGAACCACTCGGACATCTAAGGATGGACGACCATGCTGGATACGCTATCTCGGCGTCGTCAGGGCGATCGCTCAATGGCCGCTTTCGTTGGTGGGATCGGCCCGGTCCCGCAGCCAATCACCGATAACGGAAATCGATAACGCAGTGAGCATGATAACGGCGCTCGGGATGAAGACCAGCCAAGGCGCCCCTTCCATATAATCACGCGCAGCTCCAAGCATGTTGCCAAGGCTCGATAGCGGTGGCTGCACACCAAGTCCAAGGAATGACAGGCTCGTTTCGAGCAAGATGACTTCAGGCAGATTGAGCGTCATAGCGACGATCACGCTGGAGGCAACGTTAGGGAGGATGTGAAGCGCATACACGCGCATAGGCGAAGCACCGATATCCCGTACTGCAATTGTATAGCCCTGCTCGGATGCTGACAGAGCCAGTCCGCGGCAGAGGCGGGCGATGCGCTCCCAGCCAAAAAAGCCCAGGAGCACCGTGAAAAGGACGAGACTGTTGCCGAAAAAGGCGAGAACGGCGAGCGCGACGATCATGAAGGGAATGGCGGCTTGAGCATCGATCAGCATCAGGATGATCTGTTCGAGACGACCCCGGCTGTGGGCTGCAAGGAACCCGAGACCGATTCCAATGGCAGCCGCGATGAATGTCGAAATTAGCCCGATCGTCATGCTCGTTCGGATCGACGAACACAGACGCGAAAGCGTATCGCGGCCCAACTGGTCGGTTCCAAGAGGATGCGTCCAGTCTCCCCCGACCAGGAAAACGGGAGGGCGAAGGCGTGCACGCAAATCCGTCGCCGCTATGTCAAAGGGAGCGAGATGGTTTGCCAACAGCGCGATTACACCCATGACCGCGATCCAGAGAACGGCGAGGAGCACTGAAGGAGGAAAACGCCGCGCCACGCGGCGCCAACTGGGCATAGAGCGAGCCGCAACCGTAGCCATCTGGGTCATCCTTTGCTTGCGCCGTCGCTCTGCCCGTGCCGCAGACGGGGATCTAGATGCCCATAGAGTAGGTCCACGCCGAAGTTGGCGAGAACCATGGCGGCGCCTATCATCAGCAGGATCGTCTGAACGACGGCGAGATCCCGGTTTGCGACCGAAGAGACCAGCAATCGACCAATTCCTGGCCAGGAAAACACGCTTTCAACGACCACCGCTCCCGCCACCAGGCGACCCAGCATCAGTCCAATGATGGTGACGATCGGTAGGGCAGCGTTCGGAACCACGTGGAGCAACATAATTTGCGAACGCGGAATCCCTCTGAGCGTCGCGGCCCGCACGTGCGGCTGGCCTAGTACGTCGATGATCGCCGAACGTGTGAATCGGGCCAGCGTTGCGCCACCGAACACGCCGAGTGTCAGCACGGGCAGGATAACATGCAAGATAGTGCCCGCACCT contains the following coding sequences:
- a CDS encoding DUF1045 domain-containing protein, with product MSIAQPSERRHAIYYSPSPRHPLATAAVHWLGRDPFGSIYATDAAQPEGETVLTSEPRRYGFHATLKAPFRLREDTSVEELEHALGSFAASRPPCPIGSLKIDLIGGFFALVPVYPIPTLRGFAAQIVEEFDRFRAPMDAGELERRMSRQLDEVEMTNLVTWGYPYVLDRFRFHMTLTDRVPEDGRAATRARLKERFEPFLSEDYHIDTLSLFVQEHRGADFAVRSQFALKTGAALMSVV
- a CDS encoding ABC transporter permease; translation: MTQMATVAARSMPSWRRVARRFPPSVLLAVLWIAVMGVIALLANHLAPFDIAATDLRARLRPPVFLVGGDWTHPLGTDQLGRDTLSRLCSSIRTSMTIGLISTFIAAAIGIGLGFLAAHSRGRLEQIILMLIDAQAAIPFMIVALAVLAFFGNSLVLFTVLLGFFGWERIARLCRGLALSASEQGYTIAVRDIGASPMRVYALHILPNVASSVIVAMTLNLPEVILLETSLSFLGLGVQPPLSSLGNMLGAARDYMEGAPWLVFIPSAVIMLTALSISVIGDWLRDRADPTNESGH
- a CDS encoding Lrp/AsnC family transcriptional regulator, whose translation is MVRSHSAKRSVDLDEFDLAILDIVQRDRETPLRVIAERVNRSTAAVQRRLRRLEEVGVITAHVALVDSTLVGKPITVIVEVHIDRVQLDLLNEIKRRFSGPEVQQCYYVAGEADFVLILSVATMEEYNCVVHRLFYTSEDVKWFRSTVVMDRVKVGLTIPLATE
- the phnN gene encoding phosphonate metabolism protein/1,5-bisphosphokinase (PRPP-forming) PhnN, whose amino-acid sequence is MKLSGGFVLVVGPSGAGKDTLIDFARVRLRAVPRIHFVRRIISRPASIGEDHEPVDTIEFDRRAREGGFSLHWQAHGLSYGIPSDINEWLERGDVVVANGSRAILPEARRKYPQLLVVNITAPMDVLALRLVERGRENLESIRQRLLRSEQQSIEGGDVLHIDNSGQLEIAGERLLAVLTAQLGVTI